A single Struthio camelus isolate bStrCam1 chromosome 8, bStrCam1.hap1, whole genome shotgun sequence DNA region contains:
- the BTBD19 gene encoding BTB/POZ domain-containing protein 19 — protein sequence MARSCSARLHGQAAAFTAALRSLVNNPQFSDVTFVVGQEKREVFAHRCVLACRCQAFQGMLSQAPVGGDGESPPGSVPPQGPLVLGNVQPEVFLAVIEFLYTNCVTLNSHIALEVLTSSVEYGLQDLCKLCVEFIKDTLSVEQVCEALQAAVTYGQVDLQQHCLAFIEGCTAAVVRTRGFHELSDAVLARVLRSDRLAVDELDLVEAVREWAHVSSAVLERPVPEVAALPVRELRLPLLAPSELATLESHNQRDLLIPVESIAAAWRSHALRKDSGVPARLCRPRRGTRPRHHHRHLDPHGK from the exons ATGGCCCGCTCCTGCTCCGCGCGGCTGCACGGCCAGGCGGCCGCCTTCACCGCCGCCCTCCGCTCCCTGGTCAACAACCCGCAGTTCAG CGACGTGACATTCGTGGtgggccaggagaagagggaagtgTTTGCACACCGCTGCGTCCTggcctgccgctgccaggccttccagggCATGCTGAGCCAGGCGCCGGTGGGTGGCGACGGGGAGAGCCCCCCTGGCAGCGTCCCGCCGCAGGGCCCCCTCGTCCTGGGCAACGTGCAGCCCGAGGTCTTCCTGGCTGTCATTGAGTTCCTCTACACCAACTGCGTGACCCTCAACAGCCACATC GCCCTGGAGGTGCTGACCTCGTCAGTGGAGTACGGCCTGCAGGACCTGTGCAAG CTCTGCGTCGAGTTCATCAAGGACACGCTGAGCGTGGAGCAGGTCTGCGAGGCCCTGCAG GCTGCGGTGACCTACGGGCAGGTAGACCTCCAGCAGCACTGCTTGGCGTTCATCGAGGGCTGCACCGCG GCGGTCGTGCGGACGCGGGGTTTCCACGAGCTGTCGGACGCGGTGCTGGCGCGGGTGCTGCGCAGCGACCGCCTGGCCGTCGACGAGCTGGACCTGGTGGAGGCCGTGCGGGAGTGGGCACACGTCAGCTCG GCCGTCCTGGAGCGCCCGGTGCCGGAGGTGGCCGCGCTGCCCGTCCGCGAGCTGCGCTTGCCCTTGCTGGCGCCCAGCGAGCTGGCGACGCTGGAGAGCCACAACCAGCGGGACCTCCTCATCCCG GTGGAGAGCATCGCGGCGGCCTGGAGGTCCCACGCGCTGAGGAAGGACAGCGGCGTGCCCGCCCGCCTGTGCCGGCCCCGGAGGGGCACGAGgccccgccaccaccaccgccacctcGACCCCCACGGCAAGTAA